The following coding sequences lie in one Cloeon dipterum chromosome 1, ieCloDipt1.1, whole genome shotgun sequence genomic window:
- the LOC135934788 gene encoding uncharacterized protein LOC135934788, with amino-acid sequence MTQAWTYPMGVTLPNPGLEQTQNRLRALRAQTEDTEVKDFVENIPQFVRGSRLKNLDPEKRVKYLKALMDLKGWDDNKENLIRHTQRTVVFKNLLSSEEDIATKEVILDNLFAFCPKHLLKIHRLMLLDWLVRYAEQLESLTLRTEVPLGVVALEDSGVASICQMKMLNKLELCSVYYSDVIKICSTLRQLTHIDVTIVSTCEGLEGDLNKFYSSFSLLKVFLFRAIGACSCSPHYSTFEDHLYGLCVKYLPNIEVVREYADNAMCKSQNILNFPRLTSALKHLSTIPSEYDWSSKFPDVTHLKFILIFDPGDVKIGQSRSCEETN; translated from the exons ATGACTCAAG CATGGACATACCCAATGGGAGTAACGCTGCCAAATCCAGGTTTGGAGCAGACACAAAATAGGCTTAGAGCTCTTCGTGCTCAGACGGAAGATACCGAGGTCAAGGATTTCGTCGAGAATATCCCACAATTCGTCCGAGGAAGTCGTCTAAAAAACCTGG ATCCTGAAAAACGAGTCAAATACTTGAAAGCATTGATGGATCTGAAGGGGTGGGATGATAATAAAGAGAACTTGATTCGACACACACAGCGAACtgtcgtttttaaaaatttgctgagCTCAGAGGAAGATATTGCGACGAAAGAAGTCATATTAGACAACTTATTCGCATTTTGCCCCAAACACCTGTTGAAAATACATCGCCTGATG CTCTTGGATTGGCTTGTTCGCTACGCTGAACAGCTAGAAAGCCTGACTTTGAGAACGGAAGTGCCATTGGGTGTGGTTGCTCTGGAAGATAGCGGAGTGGCTAGTATTTGCCAGATGAAAATGCTCAACAAGCTGGAATTGTGTTCAGTCTACTATTCAGACGTGATAAAAATCTGCTCGACGCTGCGGCAGCTGACGCATATTGATGTCACCATCGTGTCCACATGCGAAGGCTTGGAAGGGGACCTCAACAAATTTTACAGCTCCTTTAGCCTGCTGAAAGTTTTCCTTTTCCGCGCCATTGGAGCTTGTTCCTGCTCACCCCATTATTCAACTTTTGAAGACCACCTCTACGGTCTGTGCGTCAAATATTTGCCAAATATTGAAGTCGTCAGAGAATATGCTGATAATGCCATGTGCAAGAGccagaatattttgaattttccgagACTCACCTCGGCGCTTAAGCACTTGAGCACTATTCCCTCTGAATATGATTGGAGCTCCAAATTCCCTGACGTCACTCATCTgaag tttatattaatttttg ATCCAGGAGACGTTAAAATTGGCCAATCCCGATCTTGTGAAGAAACAAATTGA